One Chryseobacterium sp. StRB126 genomic region harbors:
- a CDS encoding efflux RND transporter permease subunit: protein MLKQFIERPVLSTVISIILLLLGALSLFNLPIALFPDIAPPSVQVTAFYPGANAEVVARSVATPIEEAVNGVENMTYMTSNSSNDGTMTLSVFFKQGSDPDNAAVNVQNRVSKAMSQLPQEVVQAGISTQKVQNSMIMFMGLSSDDPKQYDELFLQNYLKINVIPQIQRIPGVAQAQVFGTRDYSMRIWLKPDRLAANNLSPQEVLNAIKDHNLEAAPGRLGQGSKETYEYILKYKGKLNKGEDYESIAIKANSDGSFLRLKDVARVEFGSYTYTATNRVDGKPVAGFAILQTAGSNANEILTEIEKQVDQFSTTLPKGVKPIIMYNSKDFLDASIHQVVETLVIAFILVFIVVFIFLQDFRSTLIPAIAVPVAIIGTFFFLQLFGFSINMLTLFALVLAIGIVVDDAIVVVEAVHSKMEQTGMPVEHATMNSMSEISGAIISITLVMCAVFIPVGFMQGPAGVFYRQFAFTLAIAIMISAVNALTLSPALCALFLNDPQGEHGEHGQKKGFGARFFNAFNASFNNMTKKYIYSLKFLIKNKWVAIGGLVVITAASIFMIKKAPSGFIPTEDQGFVLYAVNTPPGSSLERTHNATAQIDKIINGEKATNHLWVADGMNFISNANASPYSAGFIKLKDYDKRGDMKDPDQIAAALTGKVSQVKDANAFFFNFPTIQGFGNVSGFEFMLQDKTNGSFEQLGTTTQQFIGELMKRPEIAFAFTTYAAGNPQYTIDVDTDKANQLGVSVTELMQTMQIYYGSSFVSDFNRFGKYYRVMAQADIPYRTDINSLEGIYVKNKSGEMVPAKTLVTLKRTFGPETVTRNNLFNAVTINGTPKPGYSTGDAIKAVEEVAKQSLPRGYGYEWTGITREEIKTGGQTTFIFLLSILFVYFLLAAQYESYILPFAIILTIPTGIFGVFAFTGLAGIDNNIYVQVGLIMLVGLLAKNAILIVEFAVQRRKAGRSLIESALQASRLRLRPILMTSFAFIVGMLPLVWTQGASAKGNHSIGYSTVGGMLTGVVFGIFIIPVMYVVFQYLHEKMPSKKKKRLLKKQMEEELLASTIN, encoded by the coding sequence ATGTTAAAACAATTTATAGAAAGACCGGTACTTTCAACGGTCATCTCCATCATACTCTTATTATTGGGAGCCTTATCTCTCTTTAATTTGCCTATTGCTCTCTTTCCGGATATTGCCCCACCAAGTGTTCAGGTAACGGCTTTTTATCCGGGAGCGAATGCTGAAGTAGTGGCCCGTTCTGTGGCGACTCCTATTGAGGAAGCGGTAAACGGGGTTGAGAACATGACCTACATGACTTCCAACTCCAGCAACGACGGTACCATGACGCTAAGCGTTTTCTTTAAGCAGGGATCTGATCCTGATAATGCCGCCGTAAACGTACAAAACCGTGTATCCAAAGCAATGAGCCAACTTCCTCAGGAAGTGGTACAAGCCGGAATTTCCACACAGAAAGTTCAAAACAGTATGATCATGTTTATGGGATTATCCAGTGATGATCCAAAACAATATGATGAACTTTTCTTACAGAATTACCTTAAGATCAACGTGATTCCACAGATCCAGCGTATTCCCGGGGTTGCACAGGCTCAGGTTTTCGGAACAAGAGATTATTCCATGAGAATCTGGCTGAAACCGGATAGACTGGCTGCCAACAACCTTTCTCCACAGGAAGTTTTGAATGCTATTAAAGATCACAATCTTGAAGCTGCTCCGGGACGTCTTGGGCAGGGAAGTAAGGAAACGTACGAATATATCCTTAAATATAAAGGGAAGCTGAACAAAGGTGAAGATTATGAAAGCATTGCCATTAAAGCAAATAGTGATGGGTCATTCCTAAGATTAAAAGATGTTGCAAGAGTAGAGTTTGGTTCTTATACCTATACAGCAACAAACAGAGTAGACGGAAAACCGGTTGCAGGATTTGCCATTTTACAAACAGCAGGTTCCAATGCCAATGAGATCCTGACTGAGATTGAAAAGCAGGTAGACCAGTTCAGCACTACCCTCCCTAAAGGGGTGAAGCCGATTATCATGTATAATTCTAAAGATTTCCTTGATGCTTCTATTCATCAGGTAGTGGAAACCTTAGTAATCGCTTTCATTTTGGTATTTATTGTAGTATTTATCTTCCTTCAGGATTTCAGATCTACTTTAATTCCTGCGATTGCAGTACCTGTAGCGATTATCGGAACATTCTTCTTCCTGCAATTATTTGGTTTCAGTATTAACATGCTTACTTTATTTGCATTGGTACTGGCCATTGGTATTGTAGTAGATGATGCCATTGTAGTGGTTGAAGCCGTCCATTCCAAAATGGAACAGACAGGAATGCCTGTGGAACATGCCACCATGAACTCAATGAGTGAAATCTCAGGAGCCATTATTTCAATTACGTTGGTAATGTGTGCCGTATTTATTCCGGTTGGGTTTATGCAAGGACCTGCAGGGGTCTTCTACAGACAATTTGCTTTTACACTGGCGATTGCTATTATGATTTCTGCGGTGAATGCATTGACATTAAGCCCGGCATTATGTGCCTTATTCCTAAATGATCCTCAGGGAGAACACGGTGAGCATGGTCAGAAAAAAGGTTTTGGAGCGAGATTTTTCAATGCATTTAATGCCAGCTTCAACAACATGACCAAAAAATATATTTACAGCCTTAAGTTTTTAATCAAAAACAAATGGGTAGCTATTGGAGGCCTTGTTGTAATTACTGCCGCTAGTATTTTTATGATTAAAAAGGCTCCTTCAGGATTTATTCCGACGGAAGACCAGGGATTTGTATTATATGCAGTGAATACTCCTCCGGGAAGTTCATTAGAAAGAACACATAACGCAACTGCACAGATTGACAAAATTATTAACGGCGAGAAAGCAACCAATCACCTTTGGGTAGCTGATGGAATGAACTTTATCAGTAATGCTAATGCTTCCCCTTATTCTGCAGGTTTCATCAAACTTAAAGATTATGACAAGCGTGGAGATATGAAAGATCCGGATCAGATTGCTGCTGCATTAACAGGAAAAGTAAGTCAGGTAAAAGATGCCAATGCTTTCTTCTTCAACTTCCCTACCATTCAGGGATTTGGTAACGTTTCCGGTTTTGAATTTATGTTACAGGATAAAACCAACGGTTCTTTTGAACAATTGGGAACAACCACTCAACAATTCATTGGTGAATTGATGAAGAGACCGGAAATTGCATTTGCATTTACCACGTATGCAGCAGGAAACCCGCAATACACCATTGATGTAGATACAGATAAAGCCAATCAATTAGGTGTTTCTGTAACGGAATTAATGCAAACCATGCAGATTTATTACGGAAGTAGCTTTGTTTCAGATTTCAACAGATTCGGAAAATACTACAGGGTAATGGCTCAGGCGGATATTCCTTACCGTACGGATATTAATTCTTTGGAAGGAATTTATGTGAAAAACAAATCAGGAGAAATGGTTCCTGCTAAAACCTTGGTGACCTTAAAAAGAACCTTCGGTCCGGAAACTGTAACAAGAAACAACTTATTTAATGCGGTAACTATTAATGGTACTCCAAAACCGGGATATAGTACCGGGGACGCTATTAAAGCCGTAGAAGAAGTTGCTAAACAATCACTTCCGAGAGGTTACGGTTATGAGTGGACAGGAATCACCCGTGAAGAGATCAAAACTGGTGGACAAACCACTTTCATATTCTTGTTAAGTATTTTATTTGTTTATTTCCTGTTAGCAGCTCAATACGAAAGTTATATTCTTCCGTTTGCCATTATCTTAACCATTCCAACCGGAATATTCGGGGTATTTGCCTTTACGGGGCTGGCTGGAATTGATAACAACATTTATGTACAGGTAGGATTAATCATGCTAGTCGGATTACTGGCTAAAAATGCAATCCTGATCGTGGAATTTGCCGTACAGCGAAGAAAAGCAGGAAGATCATTAATTGAATCTGCTCTTCAGGCATCAAGATTACGTTTAAGACCAATCCTGATGACTTCTTTTGCTTTCATTGTAGGGATGCTTCCATTGGTTTGGACGCAGGGAGCTTCTGCAAAAGGGAACCACTCAATCGGTTATAGTACTGTAGGAGGAATGCTTACAGGAGTGGTATTTGGAATCTTCATTATTCCGGTAATGTATGTGGTTTTCCAGTACCTGCATGAAAAAATGCCAAGCAAAAAGAAAAAAAGACTTCTTAAAAAGCAGATGGAAGAAGAACTTTTAGCTTCAACTATTAATTAA
- a CDS encoding efflux transporter outer membrane subunit: MKRLKNIILTFAIALGSVSCVSKLAYTEPDLPLPEKFQYTATADTASIANLEWKQFFNDPILQGLIEKGIKNNYDLQIALKQVASSQEKLKQAKYMQYPDVGFGVAAQISKPSKNSMNGQSLNLFLGQSHVEDYNAAFNLSWEADIWGKIKNQQEVSRMQYLQTYEGSKAIQTQVVAAIAQGYYNLLMLDKQLAIAKSNLELSSNTLMITQKMWESGDTTSLGVQQANAQKQATELLISQLEQNIAIQENALSILVGETPNKVNRTLEMSDTSLPQNIIAGLPAAMVSRRPDVRQKELVLLESNAMVGIAQADMYPALKITANGGVNSFRFDNWFQIPASLFGSVLGGITQPIFQKRQLKTDFEVAKIQREKNVLAFRQSVLNAVGEVSDALVSNENLKVQEQKATEQTTTLKDGIKSAQLLYRGGSANYLEVITAQGNSLQAELNLASIKRQRLSSIVDLYRALGGGWK; the protein is encoded by the coding sequence ATGAAAAGACTAAAAAATATTATATTAACATTCGCCATAGCTTTAGGATCTGTTTCGTGTGTGTCAAAACTGGCATACACGGAGCCGGACCTTCCGCTTCCGGAAAAATTCCAGTACACAGCTACTGCTGATACAGCAAGCATAGCCAATCTGGAATGGAAACAGTTTTTCAATGATCCTATTCTACAGGGATTGATTGAAAAAGGGATTAAAAATAATTATGATCTTCAAATTGCCTTAAAACAGGTAGCTTCTTCACAGGAAAAACTGAAACAGGCAAAATATATGCAATACCCTGACGTTGGTTTTGGAGTAGCGGCTCAGATTTCTAAGCCATCCAAAAACAGCATGAACGGGCAAAGTTTAAACCTATTTTTAGGGCAAAGCCATGTTGAAGATTATAATGCAGCTTTCAATTTATCATGGGAAGCTGATATCTGGGGGAAAATTAAAAATCAACAGGAAGTTTCCAGAATGCAGTATCTGCAGACTTATGAAGGTTCCAAAGCCATCCAGACCCAGGTTGTAGCAGCAATTGCGCAAGGATATTACAATCTTTTGATGCTTGACAAACAATTAGCGATTGCAAAATCCAATTTAGAGCTAAGCAGCAATACCCTAATGATTACCCAAAAAATGTGGGAAAGTGGTGATACAACTTCATTGGGTGTTCAGCAGGCCAATGCTCAGAAGCAGGCTACTGAACTTTTGATTTCTCAATTGGAACAGAACATTGCCATTCAGGAAAACGCCTTGAGTATTTTGGTTGGAGAAACCCCTAATAAAGTCAACAGAACTCTTGAAATGTCTGATACTTCTCTACCGCAGAATATCATAGCAGGTCTTCCGGCAGCTATGGTAAGCCGCAGACCGGATGTACGTCAGAAAGAATTGGTTTTACTGGAATCTAATGCTATGGTAGGAATTGCTCAGGCTGATATGTATCCAGCTTTAAAAATTACAGCCAACGGCGGAGTGAATTCATTCAGATTTGATAACTGGTTTCAGATTCCTGCCTCATTATTTGGATCTGTTTTAGGAGGAATTACCCAGCCTATTTTCCAAAAAAGACAATTAAAAACAGATTTTGAGGTGGCTAAAATTCAAAGGGAGAAAAATGTATTAGCATTCCGTCAATCTGTATTGAATGCCGTTGGTGAAGTTTCCGATGCTTTGGTTTCTAATGAAAATCTGAAAGTTCAGGAACAAAAAGCAACTGAGCAAACTACGACATTGAAAGATGGAATTAAAAGTGCACAACTTCTTTACAGAGGAGGTTCAGCCAATTATCTTGAAGTCATTACCGCACAGGGAAATTCTCTTCAGGCCGAGCTGAATCTTGCTTCCATTAAAAGACAGAGATTAAGCAGCATTGTAGATTTATACAGAGCGCTAGGTGGC